CTCGAACCCCAGCCCACCTGGTGTCCCGGCTGTGGCGACTTCGGGGTCCTCAAGGCCCTGAAGGGCGCCGCGGCGGAACTCGGTCTGTCCCCCGAGGAGATGCTCGTCGTCACGGGCATCGGCTGCTCGGGCAAACTGAACAGCTACTTCGATTCCTACGGCTTCCACACGATTCACGGCCGCTCGCTCCCCATCGCGCGCGCCGCGAAACTCGCGAACCCCGGCCTGACGGTCGTCGCCGCCGGCGGCGACGGCGACGGCTACGGCATCGGCGGAAACCACTTCATGCACTCCGCCCGCGAGAACCACGACATGACCTACATCGTGTTCAACAACGAGATCTTCGGCCTGACGAAGGGCCAGACCTCGCCCACGTCGCCGAAGGGTCACAAGTCGAAGACCCAGCCCCACGGCTCGGCCAAGCAGCCGCTTCGACCGCTGTCGATGTCCCTCAACGCGGGCGCGTCCTACGTCGCCCGCACCGCCGCCGTCAACCCGAACCAGGCGAAGGACATCATCGTCGAGGCCATCGAGCACGACGGGTTCAGCCACATCGACTTCCTGACGCAGTGCCCGACGTGGAACAAGGACGCCAAGCAGTACGTCCCCTACATCGACATCAACGACTCGGAGGACTACGACATCGACATCTCCGACCGCAAGTCCGCCGCCGACATGATGTACGAGACGGAGGATGCCCTCAACGAGGGTACCGTCCTCACCGGCCGGTACTACCACGACGAGGAGCGCCCGTCCTACCAGCAGGAAAAGCAGAACATCGGCGAGATGCCCGAGGAACCCCTCGCGGAGCGGTACTTCGACGAGGACTACGAGTGGGAGCGCTCGTACGACATGTTCCTCGACAAGCACAAGTAACGGCCCGAACGACGCCGGTTTCGCCGTCCCGCCCGACGGCCGCCGGCGTTTTCCGATTCGGAAGATATTTTTTCAGCGAAGCAAAACAGTTAGCCATGGAAGCAACCTCTACGGAGGGACGAATCCTCGCCGTCCTCGAACAGGACGCGCAGGCGTCCTACGCCGAAATCGCCGAACGGGCGGACGTCTCCAAGCCCACGGTCCGCAAGTACATCCAGAAGCTCGAATCCGACGGCGTCATCGTCGGCTACTCCGCGGACGTGGACCCGAAGAAACTCTCCGGGCAGTCCATCGCGTTCGTCGGCATCGACATCGCCTCCGAGCGGTACGTGGAGGCGACGCGCGCGCTGAAGGCGTTAGAGGACGTGGAATCGCTGTACTCCTCGTCGGGCGACCACATGCTGATGGCCGAGGTGCGCGCCGCCGACGGCGACGCCCTCGGCGACGTCATCGCCGAGCAGATACTCTCCATCGACGGCGTCACCGCCGCGCATCCCTCGTTCCTCCAAGAGCGTCTGAAGTGAGGTAGGCCGCGTCCCGCGGGGCCGACCGGACCGCCGTCCCTCCGTTTCCGTTCTGCCACGTCGACCAGCGTCGGCGTCGCCCGCGCCCTCGCCGCCGGGACGCGCGGGCCCGTTCAGTTTCGCTCCGCTTTGCGAACACTAACGAGTCCGGAGGACCCACCGTCTCCCATGGCGGGCGAGACGCTCCCCGGCGTGACGCGCGAGGAGAGTTCCGACGCGCGCGTCGTCCTCCACGTCGACATGGACTGCTTTTACGCCTCCTGCGAACGCCTGCGCGAACCCGCACTCCGCGGGGAACCCCTCGTCGTCGGCATGGGCTACGAGGACGGCGAGTCGTTCGGCGCCGTCGCCACCGCGAGTTACGAGGCCCGGGAGTTCGGCGTCGAGAGCGCCCAACCCATCTCGCAGGCCCTCGAACGCCTCCCGCCGGTCGGGGACGCGGAGTCCGACGACGAACCCGCCGGCCACTACCGCCCGGTCGACCTCGATTTCTACGAGTCCGTCGCCGAGGAGGTGCGCGAGATTCTACACGACTGTGCCGACGTGGTGCGCGAGGTGAGCATCGACGAGGCGTATCTCGACGTGACCGACACGACGGCGTGGCGAACCGTCGGCGGCGGTGAGGAGGGAGGAGGAAGAGAGCGAATGCTCGCGGAGGGCGTCGGGCGCCACCTCGGACAGCGCATCGCCCGCGAGGTGGGCGTCCCGGCCAGCGTCGGCGTCGCGCCCAACATGTCGGCCGCGAAGGTGGCCTCCGACCACGACAAGCCGGACGGCCTCGTCGTCGTCCCGCCGGGGTCGGTCCGCGACTTCCTCGCCCCCCTCCCCGTCACCGAGGTGCACGGCGTCGGCCCCGTCACGGCGCGGGAGATGGGCGAGATGGGAATCGAAACCGCGGGCGACCTCGCCGCGGCGGACCCCGACCGACTGGAGAGTCGGTTCGGGTCGCGGGGCCGCGAACTCCACGACCGGGCGCGCGGCGTCGACGACCGGGAGGTGACGCCGACGGGGCGGCCCAAGAGCCTCTCCCGCGAGTCGGCGTTCGCCGAGGCGACCGACGACGTCGAGGAGAAGGCGGAGGTCGTCACCGGCCTCGCCGCGGACGTGGCCGACCGTGCACGGCGGCGCGGCGCGATGTACCGAACCATCGGCATCAAGGCCGTCCGCCCGCCGTACGACGTGAACACGCGGGCGCGGTCGCTGTCGGGTCCCGTCGACGACCCCGAACTCGTGCGAGAGGTGGCGCTGGACCTCCTCTCAGAGTTCGACGGCGACGCGGTCCGGAAGGTGGGCGTCCGCGTCTCGAACCTCTCCTTCGCCGACGCCGACCAGTCCCGACTGGACGGTTGGGAGGGGTCGGCCGCGGTGTCGACGGACGGGGCCGGCGGGGCGTCGGCGGGCGCGGAGGAGACGGAGGAGACGGAGGGGGGAGACGACGAAGCGAGCGACGCGACGGACGGACAGGTCTCTCTCGGCGAGTTCGACTGAGTCCCTTCTCTCCGTCAGACTCCCGTGCCGCGTCGCACCGTCCCGCCTGCGTCCGACGCGCGGCCGACGCGAGGGGAGGAACTATGAGGACGCGCGCGGACGAATCGGTAGATGAGCGAGGAAACCGAGACTATCACCGTCGCCGACGTGCGCGACGGCGTGGGGGGAGACGCGGGCGCGGACCCGGGGTCGCCGGTGGACCTGCCGGTGGTCGACATCCTGACCGGCCGGGGGTTCATCACCGGCAAGTCGGGGTCCGGCAAGTCCAACACCGCGTCGGTGGTCATCGAGAAACTGCTGTCGAACAACTTCCCGGTGCTCATCGTCGACACCGACGGCGAGTACTACGGACTAAAAGAGCAGTTCGAACTCCTGCACGCGGGCGCCGACGACGAGTGCGACATCCAGGTCAGCCCCGAACACGCGGAGAAACTCGCGCACCTCGCCTTAGAGCAGAACGTCCCCATCATCCTCGACGTGTCGGGCTATCTCGACGAGGGCGACGCGCAGAAACTGCTCACCGAGGTGGCCAAGAACCTCTTCGCCAAGGAGAAGAAGCTGAAGAAGCCGTTTCTCATGCTCGTCGAGGAGTGTCACGAGTACATCCCCGAGGGCGGCGGCATGGACGAAGCGGGCAAGATGCTCATCAAGATAGGCAAGCGGGGTCGGAAACACGGCCTCGGCATCGTGGGCATCTCCCAGCGACCCGCCGACGTGAAGAAGGACTTCATCACCCAGTGCGACTGGCTCTGCTGGCACCGCCTCACGTGGAACAACGACACGAAGGTGGTCGGCCGCATCCTGGGCAGCGAGTACGCCGACGCCATCGAGGACATGCGCAACGGCGAGGCGTTCCTCGTCACCGACTGGTCCGAATCCATCCGCCGGGTGCAGTTCAGAAAGAAGAACACGTTCGACGCGGGCGCGACGCCCGGCCTCGACGACTTCGAGCGTCCGGACCTCAAGTCCGTCGACGGCGACTTGGTTTCCGAGTTGCAGGGCATCTCCGACGAGAAGGCCCGCCGCGAGTCCGAGATAGCCGACCTGCGCCAGCAACTGGAGCGCAAGGAGGCGCGGATACGCGACCTGGAGCGAGAACTGGAGGAGGCCCGCGACCTCTCGCGGATGGCCGACCAGTTCGCGCAGGCGATGTTCCGGAAGGCCGAGTCGCCCTACCGCGGCGGAGCGGGACGGAACCTCGGCCGCCCTGAGGACCAGCAGTCGGCGCTGGCCGAGTACGAGGCGTCGCGCGACGGAACGGTCGAGGACGGCGCAGGGACGGACGATGCGGCCGCCGATGGCGCGGTAACCGACGAGAGCGCGGCCGACGCTTCCGAGGGGGGGTCGGAGGTGGACGCGAACTCGGAGACGACCGCCGCCGCGGACGACGACGCGGAGGAGGAGGCGGTGACGTCGGCCGCGGCGGGCGCCTACCCCGGACTCGACGACGCCGTGGGCGCGTTCGTCGGCGGCGGCGATGATACGGGTACAGATACGGATGCGGACGTCGACGAGTCTTCGGTCGCGCCCGAACGCGCCCACAGCGGCGTTGCCGGCCTCACGGGTCGCGAGGACGTGGTCGAGCGACTGACGGACGTGCTCGCGGGACTGCCCGACGCGTCCCGCCGGATGCTCGCCGTCTACCGCGAGTCGGACGCCTGCGACCCGGTGGACGCGCACGTCGCGGCGGGCGAAGTCGGCGACAAACAGTTGGCCTACAGCCGAAACGGGCCGCTGCGACGCGCCGGGTTCGTCGAGCACGTCGGCCGGGGACGCTACGCCTACGCCGTCCCCGAACTCGTCCGCGAGACGTTCGCCGACCGATTGGACGAGGAAGAACTGGCGGCGGTCGTCTCGGCCGTCGAGTCGGCGTTCGTGTCGGACACTGCCGAGCGAATCGAGGACGGGGCGGCCGAGGCCGACGACTGATTCTTCTCTCCGCTTCTCTTCTCTCTTACAGCGGTTCGACGAGGTCCTCCAGCGCCGCGCGGGGGTCGTCGGCCTTGGCGACGCCCGAGGCCAGCAGGATGCCCGTCGCGCCCAGGTCGCCCGCCGCCTCGACGTCGTCGCCGGTGGAGATACCGGCGCCGCAGAACACTTCGACGTCCTCGTCGACGTTCGCGGCCGCCTCGACGGCGTCGCGGACGATGTCGGGGTCGGCCGAAGCGACGGAGTCGTCGCCGCCGATGAGTTCCGGCGGTTCGACGGCGACGGAGTCGGGACCGAGGGCGGCGACGGCGCCGATCTGCGCCGGGTTGTTCGCGCAGACGCACGTCTCCAGTCCGGCCCGTTCGGCGGCCCGGACGGAGCCGTCGATGTCGGCGAGTTTCATGCGCTTCTCGGAGTGGTTGACGAGCGTCCCCTCGGCGCCCGCCTCCGAGACGGCCTCCGCGAGGGTGCTGCCGGTGTGACTCCCGTAGTCGTTCGGGTCGACGTGCTGGGCCCACGTCTCGACGCCGGTGTCGGCCACGCGGCGCAGGTCCGCCGCCTGCGGCGAGACGGCGATGCGGACGTCCGACTCCTCGGCCACGTCGCGGGCCGCGGTCGCTACTTCGACGGGGTCGCACGGGTACGCCTTGAGGTTGACGAGGATGAACACGAGTGGGAGTAAACGGCGGGGCGCAAAATAGGTTGAGCATCCCGCTCTCTTTTGGGGGCGGAGCGCGAGTGGTCCCGCATGGACGACCCGGACGATTCGGGGCCGGTCGCCGGCGACCCCGCGACGGTGGCCGAGACCCTCCAGCGACACCTCGAAGACGAGTCGGACACCGAGCGCGTCGGCGCGCTCCAGCCCGTGGTCGAAGCCGTCGCCGGGTGGCGCGACGCCGATTCGGTCGCCCCCGACGACTGGCTGGCGGCGCTGGAGACGACGCCGGACGTGCTCTACCTCCGCACCGACGAGGGTGTCCTCCGCCACCGGCCGACGGTATCGGGCGACCGGGTCGACCCCGAGCCGTTCCGGTTCGCCGCCGGTCCCGTCGGGGAGGATGACGCTTGCGCCGACCGCGCGGAACCGCTCTCGTACGCCGAGGCGTCGTCGATTTTGGAGAACGCGTCGGTGACCATCGGCGTCGTCGCGGACCTGTCGCTCGACGTTCGAGCGCGGTTCCTCACAGAAGAGTGAGCGTCGAATGAGACGCGAGCGGAGGGTCTAGTCCTTCCGCTTCACCACGTCGCCGAGCGTGGTCGTCGTCGACGACCCGCCGGACCACTCGCTCTCCTCGTCGTCGCCGCCCTCCACGAGCGAGATTTCGAGCTTCCGTTCCAGTTTCTTCCGGACGTTGTCCGGCGGGAGGATGTCGGCGCGTTCGAGCTTGCGGATGAGACTCGCCTTCTCGTTGAGCGAGTTCGCGAGGTCCTCCTGGCTCATGCCGCGCTCCTCGCGGGCGTCGCGGATGCGGTCGTCGTAGTCGCCCGCTATCTCGTCCATGTCGTCGAACATGTCGCGCCGGCGCCGGGAGGACCCGCCGCCCGAGGAGGACCCGGAGCCCGACGAGTCGGACGACGAGGACGTCCCCGACGAACTCGACGTGGAGTACTTCGTCGAGCCGGAGGAACTCGACTCGGTGCGGACCTCGGTTCCGAACTGCGAACAGTCGTCACAGAGTTCGAGTTCGGCCCCTTCGACTTTGACCGTCGTGAGCGACGGTCGCTCCTTGCCGCACATTTCGCACTGGGGCATGGTGCGTGATAGTCGGAGGCGACTTATAAAACGTGCGACGACGGCGATTCGGCGCTCGCCGAATCCGAATCTCGAACCCGACGTTCGTTTGCGTCAGGAGAGGTCCGACCACGCGCCCCAGAATCGCTGGAGCGCGGTGAAGTGGCCGATGACCGCGAAGAACGCCAACAGCCACCCGACTGGGGTGAGTCCGAGCACCGGCCGGGAAAAGGCCGCGGCGACGAACGCGACGAGGCCGATGAGGGCCAGACGGTCCGCGCGGCCGACGAGGCCGCCGTACTGGCGGCCGAGGCCGACCGCTTGAATCTGCGTGCCGAGGTAGGAGGTCATCAGCACGCCCGTGACGGCGGCGAGGCCGAGGCCGTAGGAGTCGATGCCGGCGGCGAGGCCGACGAGCATGGCGATGTCGGCGTAGCGGTCGAGCACGTGGTCTAACAGGTCGCCGCCGTCGGAGGAGACGCCCTGCGCGCGGGCGAGGGCGCCGTCGACGAGGTCTAACCAGCCGTTCAGGAAGACGAAGACGCCGCCGAGGGCGTACCACAGCGGCGTCCCGAGGTAGAACGCGACGCCGGCGGCGACGGCGAACGCGAAGGCGACGACGCTCACGCCGTCGGGCGAGAGGCCGAGTCGGTCCGCCGCGCCGACGAACGGGTCGAGCAGGCGGTCCGCGACGGAGCGGTACCGGTCGAGCGTCATCGGGTTCGCCTCATAGGTAGTCGATGAAGTTCACGGCGCCCGCGCGGGGTTCCATCTCGCCCTCGATAGCGGCGACGACGTCGTCGGCGACGGCCTCGGGCGTCCGGTCGGTCGTGTCTATCTCGTACACCGCCTCGGTCCCGAAGCGGTCGACCGCCTCGGAGAGAACGACGTCCAGCGCCTCGCTCTCGGCGTTCTCTCTCGCCTTGGCCTCGGACTCGCCGCGCTCTCGGAGGCGCGCTTCCAGCTCTTCGGGGTGACAGCGCAGGACGACGGCCTCGTCGGCGTCCAGCAGGTGCGAGAGGTGCGACTCCACGATGCCGTCCCACTCGCCCAGCCACGACTCTATCGCCTCCACGTCGGCGACGAGCGAGTCGCGTTCGGCGTCGCGTTCGGTGTACAGTTTCTCGTCGCGTATCTCGTCGTTGAGGTGGACCACGTCGAGGCCGGTTCGCTCGGCGACGAGTTCGGAGACGGTGGTCTTGCCCGTGCCGGGCGTGCCGGTGAGGACGATGCGGCGCGTCACGCCTCGGGGACCCCTGCATCTAGGTCGGCGATGACCTCGTTCAGCACCTCGACGGCGCGCCGCGTCTCCTCGCGCGTCCCGCAGGAGACGCGGACGCACTCGGGCAGACCGAAACTGCTCGTGTCGCGGACGATGACGCCCCGCTTCTGGGCCGCCTCGGCGACGGCGGACGCGTCGCCCACCTCCGCGAGGACGAAGTTGGCCCCGGAGGGCCACGTCTCTGCCTCGAGGTTAGCGCGGTAGTGCTCGCGGGCCCACTTCGCCGTCTCCACGGATTTCTCGACGTGTTCCTCGTCGCCGAGGGCGGCGAGGGCGGCCCGACAGGCCACCTCGCTCGCCGCGAACGGCGTGTTCACGCGGGCGTAGGCGTCGGCCCACTCCTCGGGGACGGCGGCGTAGCCGATGCGGAGGCCGGCGAGGCCGAACGCCTTCGAGAACGTGCGCGTGACCGCGAGGTTGTCGTGTTCGGCGAGCAGTTCGATAGACGAGGGCTCGTCGCTGTACTCGCCGTACGCCTCGTCGACGACGACCAGCGTCTCGTCGTCGACCGATTCGAGGAGTTCGACGATATCGTCGCGCGGCATCTCCGACCCCGTCGGGTTGTGCGGCGTCGTGACGTAGACGATGCGCTCGCCGTCGTAGGCGTCGAGCACTACTTCCGAGGTCTGCGCGAAGTCGTCGGCCTTCGAGAGGTCGTACTCGGCCACCTCGCCGTGGTGGTAGCGCGCGGACATGGGGTAGTAGGCGAAGCCCGGTTCCGGCGTGAGCACGCGGTCGCCCGGTTCGAGGAACGCCCGGGAGAGGTAGTCGAGGGCGCCGTCGGCGCCGGCGCTGACCCACACCTGCTCGGAGGCGAGGTCCCACCGCTCGGCCAACGCATCGGTGAGGTCCGTGTGCGAGGACTTCGGGTAGACGTGCACCTCCGGGGCGGCGTCCTCGATGGCGGCCACCGCGTCGGGACTCGGCCCGTGCGGGTTCTCGTTCGAGGACAGTTTCGTCAACTCGTCGGGGTCCATCCCGAGTTCGCGGGCCACCTCTTCGGCGCCGCGTCCGGGTACGTACGCTTGGTGCGCGGAGAGGTCCCTCGGTCGCATGGTCGAACGATGCCGCCGGCGGTTCTTAAGGGTGCTTACACCGGACGGCGACTCGAACGAACACGAGAGCGGACGAATCGCTCCCGCGGTCGAGCAATCCTCGAAAGCCCCCTCCCGCTCGACGGCTGCGACTCGCTGCGGTCCTCGTCGCTCACTCGCTGCGCTCGTTCGCTCCTGCGGTCCTTACTTCGTCTCGCTCGTCGAGCGCTCGGCCCCTTTCAGCCCCGCCCGCGGCGGTTCCACGTCGAGCCGTCGTCGAACGAACGACACCGAGTGTCACGTCCAGTGGTTCGGTCGACAACAGACGCGTCGCACGCGTGAACCGCCGGCCACGCCGAAGCAAGAGGGCTGTGATATCTCTGACTTGATAGTCGGGGCGGTCAGAGCGCGGTTCGCGGGACGCCGAATGCGAGCGTCGCTTACGGCACGCGCACGTCGTGTTCGAGGACGCCGACGCCCTCGACTTCGACTTCGACGCTGTCGCCGTCCGAGAGGGCGCCCACGCCCGCGGGCGTGCCCGTCGATATCACGTCGCCGGGTTCCAGCGTCACGTACGCCGTTATCTCCTCGATGAGTTCGGGAATCGAGAAAATCATGTGCTCGATGGTCGAGGACTGCTTCGTCTCGCCGTTGACGCGGAGTTCGACGGCGGCGTCGTCGGGCACCTCGTCGGGCGTCGCGAGGACGGGGCCGAGGGGCGCGGAGTTGTCGAACGCCTTCCCGCGCACCCAGTTCTGCTCCTCGTTCTGGTCGTCGCGGTTCGAGATGTCGTTCATGCAGGTGTAGCCGGCGACGTAGTCCATCGCGTCCTCGGCGTCGACGTCGCGGGCCTGCGCCCCGATGACGACGGCGAGTTCGGCCTCCCAGTCGATTCGCTCCTTCCCCTCCGGAACGGTCACGGTGTCGCCGTGGGACGCCAGCGCGTTCGGCGGTTTGAGAAAGAGCAGCGGTCGGTCCGGCAGGTCGTTGTCCATCTCGTCGGCGTGCTCGGCGTAGTTGCGGCCGATGCAGACCAGTTTCGTCGGTTCGCAGGGGGGAAGGACGTCCACCTCGTCGAGCGAGTACGTCCGGTCTGCGAAGGAGACGCCGTCGTCGTGCCACTGGCCGTCGCGGACCGAACCCGCCGGGTCGCGGAAGCGCACGCGGTGCATGGACGCCGTGTCACCCCGCGGCGGTTTCGTTCTTTCCTTCGCGGAAAATCGTCCGGTTTCCCCTCGGCCCGTTCACTGCGTGCTCGGCGACGGTTGCGGGAGTTGAGGGATGAGCCACGCGAGGAAGGCGTCCTGACTCCGCGACTGCACCCACACCGTGCCGCTGCCGCCGAACTCGCAGACGAGGCCCTCGCCGCTGGTCAGCGTCGAGCGGATGCCGCCGACGCGCCGGACGGTGAACTCGGCGGTGTCCTCGAAGGCGACGACGTGGCCCGTGTCGACGACGAAGGAGTCCCGGTCGTCCAGCGATATCTCCTCGATGGCGCCGTAACTCGATAGGAACAGCGGACCCGTCCCGGTCACCTTGAGGAGGAAGAGCCCCTCGCCGCCGAAGAACGTCCGCGCGCCGCCGAACTCCGTGTCCACGTCGAGGCCCGCGTCGCCCGCGAGATACGACCCCGACTGGACGTACAGCGTCTCGCCGCCGAGTTCGACGTGGGAGATATCGCCCGGCAACGGCGGGGCGAACTGGACGTCGCCCGGCGCCGCCGCGCGGAACGTGTTCTGAAAGAAGCTCTCGCCGCCGAAGGCGCGCCTGATGGACTTCAGAAACCCGCCCGTGGCGTTCGTCTCCATCTCGATGCCGGTGTCGTGGCTCACCATCGCGCCCGACTCCGCGCGGAGCGACTCGCCCTCCTCCAAGGAGACGGTCAAGAGGGCGAACGACGGTCTGGCGGATACCTCGTGTCCCATACCGCACCGGTGGACGTGTCAGCTGAAGAATCTACTTTCGGTCCACCGGAGTGTCGGCCGGCGGCGACTGTCCGCCTCCGGTGAAACGGGAAGACCCTTCGTCGGCCATTTGGATTTATGCGCCCCACGGCGCAACTACCGGACGACTATGACGATGGAACTCACCTGGCACGGTCACTCCACCTGGCACGTCGACGTCGACGGCACGACGTTCCTCATCGACCCGTTCTTCGACAACCCGTTCACGGACCTCTCGCCGTCGGACGTGGAGGACCCCGACTACCTCCTGTTGACGCACAGCCACGCCGACCACATCTCCGACGCCGGCGCGTTCACCGACGCGACGGTGGTGGGCGTCCCCGAACTCACCGGCTACATGGAGGACGAGGAGGGCTTCACCGACAGCATCGGCATGAACATGGGCGGCACCGTCGAGTGCGGCGACGCGTTCGTCACGATGCACCGCGCCGACCACACGAACGGCCTCAACACGAGTTACGAGAACGACTTCGGGGTGCCCGTCGGCTTCCTCCTCAGCGACAAGAAGCCGACGCAGGAGTCCGACGCCGACGCGACGACGTTCTACCACGCCGGCGACACCGGTCTGATGTCCGAGATGAAAGACGTCATCGGCCCGTACCTCGAACCCGACGCGGCCGCCCTGCCGTGCGGCGACCACTTCACGATGGGGCCGGTGCAGGCCGCCATCGCCGTCGACTGGTTGGACGTCGACCACGCGTTCCCGATGCACTACGACACGTTCCCGCCGGTCGAAATCGACGTCGACGACTTCGAGCGCGAGGTCAAAGCGACCGGTTCGAGCGCCGAGGTGCACGTCCTCGACGGCGACGAGGCGTTCACGCTGGAGTAACCGGCGCGACGCCTCCCGACCCGATTTCTTTAGCGACGCAGCGTCCGAGCGGCGCATCTATCACTTTAGACAGAAAGTAATTATATTCGATAAGTATACGTGAGCCGGAATCGAACTCCCCGAGAAGAAGGGGGAGACGCAGTCGGGTGAAACTACAGACGAAGCTGGCCGTCGTGCTCGTGGCGGTCACGCTGATACTGAGCGGCGCCACCTACGGCGGGTTGGAACTGTACAAACAGGAGGAGCTTCAGCGCAGCGAGTCGGCCGTCGAGGAGTCCGCTTCGCTCGGCGCCTCGCAGGTCGCCTCCTCGCTCGACGAGCGCGCCGATTACATCGGGTACGTCGCCTCCCAGCCGGAGGTGTCGAACTTCTCGGACAACGCGGCGGTGATAGACGGTATCGTCGACAACAGCCGCTTCTCGGCGGTGCAGGTGGTCGACGCGAACGGCACCGTTCTCGCGTTCGACGGGCAGATAGACAGGTCGGTCCGCGAGGCGACCATCGGCGCCGACGTGAGCGACGAGGACTACTTCACCGCCGCCCGCTACCGCGGGTCGGCCGTCTCCGACCCGGAGTACGTCCCCGCGCGCGACCAACATCTCGTCGTCGTCAGCGCGCCGATACTGCGCGAGGGGCGCGTCGTCGGCGTGCTGGCGGCCTCGACGTACGTCTCGACGGACACGTTCCTCGAACCGGTCGCGCCGCTGGCGCGCCACGACCAGCGCGTCACCGTCACCGCCGGCGACGCGGTGCTGTACGAGAGCCGGGAGCCGTTCGAGCGCGCGATGACGGGGCGGGCCGCCGTCGAACCGTACGGGTGGACCGTCACCGTCGAACGCGACCGGGCGGGCCTCGACGCGCGGATTCGGACGCTCGGCGTCGCGCAGGGCGTGGGGCTGCTGTCGGTGCTGTTGCTCGTCGGACTGCTCGGGTGGACCGAACACCGCACGACGCTGGGGCAGACCCGACGGCTGCTCGACGGGTTCGAGGCGCTCCGGGCGGGCGAGTACGACCGCACGCTCGACCTCCGGTCGGCCGAGGAGTGGGTGCAGATCAGCGACGGGTTCAACGCGCTCTCGGCCGGTCTCGACGAGCGCGAGACGGCGGTTCGAGAGCGCGAGCAGCGACTCGGCGTCC
This Halogeometricum sp. S3BR5-2 DNA region includes the following protein-coding sequences:
- a CDS encoding fumarylacetoacetate hydrolase family protein; translated protein: MHRVRFRDPAGSVRDGQWHDDGVSFADRTYSLDEVDVLPPCEPTKLVCIGRNYAEHADEMDNDLPDRPLLFLKPPNALASHGDTVTVPEGKERIDWEAELAVVIGAQARDVDAEDAMDYVAGYTCMNDISNRDDQNEEQNWVRGKAFDNSAPLGPVLATPDEVPDDAAVELRVNGETKQSSTIEHMIFSIPELIEEITAYVTLEPGDVISTGTPAGVGALSDGDSVEVEVEGVGVLEHDVRVP
- a CDS encoding TIGR00266 family protein; translated protein: MGHEVSARPSFALLTVSLEEGESLRAESGAMVSHDTGIEMETNATGGFLKSIRRAFGGESFFQNTFRAAAPGDVQFAPPLPGDISHVELGGETLYVQSGSYLAGDAGLDVDTEFGGARTFFGGEGLFLLKVTGTGPLFLSSYGAIEEISLDDRDSFVVDTGHVVAFEDTAEFTVRRVGGIRSTLTSGEGLVCEFGGSGTVWVQSRSQDAFLAWLIPQLPQPSPSTQ
- a CDS encoding metal-dependent hydrolase — its product is MELTWHGHSTWHVDVDGTTFLIDPFFDNPFTDLSPSDVEDPDYLLLTHSHADHISDAGAFTDATVVGVPELTGYMEDEEGFTDSIGMNMGGTVECGDAFVTMHRADHTNGLNTSYENDFGVPVGFLLSDKKPTQESDADATTFYHAGDTGLMSEMKDVIGPYLEPDAAALPCGDHFTMGPVQAAIAVDWLDVDHAFPMHYDTFPPVEIDVDDFEREVKATGSSAEVHVLDGDEAFTLE
- a CDS encoding sensor histidine kinase, with translation MKLQTKLAVVLVAVTLILSGATYGGLELYKQEELQRSESAVEESASLGASQVASSLDERADYIGYVASQPEVSNFSDNAAVIDGIVDNSRFSAVQVVDANGTVLAFDGQIDRSVREATIGADVSDEDYFTAARYRGSAVSDPEYVPARDQHLVVVSAPILREGRVVGVLAASTYVSTDTFLEPVAPLARHDQRVTVTAGDAVLYESREPFERAMTGRAAVEPYGWTVTVERDRAGLDARIRTLGVAQGVGLLSVLLLVGLLGWTEHRTTLGQTRRLLDGFEALRAGEYDRTLDLRSAEEWVQISDGFNALSAGLDERETAVREREQRLGVLNRVLRHNVRNEMNVVLGYADVVASRAEDPETVRAAETILRRGERLVAVSEKARVFDRRLDETDPVALDLVAVVESVLADAASEHPEADLTATAPESLGVRAVPGIEDAVRNVVENACLHHDGVPSVGVGIGVDGGEATVTVADDGPGIPEHERSVLAEGEETALDHGSGIGLWVTKWLVGRSGGSVAFAENDPRGSVVTLRLPLADRADGTEDADGGDETDDAGGSERR